The following proteins are encoded in a genomic region of Magnolia sinica isolate HGM2019 chromosome 1, MsV1, whole genome shotgun sequence:
- the LOC131217012 gene encoding LOW QUALITY PROTEIN: disease resistance protein RPS2 (The sequence of the model RefSeq protein was modified relative to this genomic sequence to represent the inferred CDS: deleted 1 base in 1 codon) encodes MTIDIVSPVINMIYSLSNFATCRVQYIVGLEDDANSLRNAMDELRSVREDVKRRVDIAERRLLTRTNQVQGWLQRVDAIEHEVDEVDEGLVQRRRCIGDWCPDCWSRYKLGKKVVKLLAGVAELKSRGVFDEVAERSLPNPVNEVPSTSPVGTSMMLEKLRRFVREDGVGIVGVYGMGGVGKTTLLKKINNKFLERTHDFDVVIWVVVSKDLNVGKIQKALGGRLGLSWEGSESQEERAVSIFAALNKTKFMLLLDDVWGRLDLDVVGIPFPNSHNKCKIVFTTRSMDVCSDMDAQRKLKVEFLEEKEAWKLFQAKVGKEMDLDSQSIRPLAETTVKKCGGLPLALITIGRAMANKKSIEEWKDAIRSLNNSASELRGMEDVFSLLKFSYDSLTDDTVRSCFLYCALFPEDYSIEKEQLIEYWIGEGFLDGFRNISEVHNKGHAIIGSLKVACLLESGDEETQVKMHDVIRGLAIWIACQSGKTKKFIVQASVGLTEHGVERWTEVERISLMDNEINALVEGPNCPNLLTMMLQWNNSLNKISNSFFHLMPALRVLDLSFTSLKELPGSIGGLVKLRYLNLSRTKITALPKELGSLGKLRHLDVQRTRALRTVPYEVISNLSGLQVLNLYYSFGDWDVEGVGDGSGVSFTDLECLQHLTTLGITITKAIALFRYCFGNLPKRTAYLYIKECEGLTYFELSLNHRKLRRLSINNCYDLEELTVRSEGGEDWLPSLEVLSLYGLPNITTIWGRTVTHECLQYLRCIDIWYCDKLKNITWILQLQCLEVIYLFYCKGMEELVSGDVVVEVPFALPRLRTISIRDLPELRRIYTQPLVFPSLEGMAIAECPKLKKLPLGSCSAKTLRTIYGNKEWWDGLEWEDDSIKSAFLPYFTAI; translated from the exons ATGACTATTGACATTGTAAGTCCTGTCATCAACATGATCTATAGCTTAAGCAATTTCGCTACCTGTCGTGTCCAATACATCGTTGGATTAGAAGATGATGCGAATTCATTAAGGAATGCAATGGATGAACTAAGAAGTGTTAGGGAAGATGTCAAGAGAAGAGTCGATATAGCCGAGAGACGGCTATTGACACGCACTAATCAAGTGCAAGGATGGCTACAGCGAGTGGATGCCATTGAACATGAAGTGGATGAGGTTGACGAAGGCCTAGTTCAGAGGAGGCGATGCATTGGAGATTGGTGTCCGGATTGCTGGTCGAGATACAAGCTCGGCAAGAAAGTGGTAAAGCTGCTAGCGGGCGTAGCTGAATTGAAGAGCAGAGGAGTTTTCGATGAGGTGGCCGAGAGATCACTTCCCAACCCCGTCAATGAGGTGCCTAGCACGTCGCCTGTGGGCACCAGCATGATGTTAGAGAAGCTTCGCAGGTTTGTTAGAGAAGATGGAGTGGGAATTGTTGGTGTGTATGGGATGGGGGGCGTTGGGAAGACAACCCTCTTGAAGAAGATCAATAACAAGTTTCTCGAACGGACCCATGACTTTGATGTGGTGATTTGGGTCGTGGTGTCGAAAGATTTAAATGTCGGGAAGATTCAAAAGGCTCTCGGGGGTCGGTTGGGCTTGTCTTGGGAAGGAAGCGAAAGCCAAGAAGAACGAGCTGTGAGTATATTTGCGGCGTTGAACAAAACAAAATTCATGCTTTTGTTGGATGATGTTTGGGGGAGATTGGATCTTGATGTGGTGGGAATCCCTTTCCCCAACAGCCACAACAAGTGCAAGATAGTATTCACAACTCGGTCGATGGACGTATGCAGTGACATGGATGCTCAGAGAAAGCTCAAAGTGGAATTTTTAGAAGAGAAGGAAGCGTGGAAACTCTTTCAAGCCAAGGTGGGTAAAGAGATGGATTTGGATTCTCAATCCatacggcctcttgccgagaccACTGTAAAAAAATGCGGAGGATTACCACTTGCGCTCATCACGATCGGGAGGGCTATGGCGAATAAGAAATCCATCGAGGAGTGGAAAGACGCAATAAGATCACTAAACAATTCGGCATCAGAGCTCCGAGGTATGGAAGATGtattttctctcttgaaattcaGCTACGATAGCTTAACAGATGATACAGTTCGGTCTTGTTTCTTGTATTGTGCTTTGTTCCCTGAAGACTACTCTATAGAGAAAGAGCAGCTCATAGAGTATTGGATCGGGGAAGGATTCTTGGATGGATTCCGCAACATTAGCGAAGTTCATAACAAGGGGCATGCTATAATTGGAAGCCTAAAGGTCGCATGCCTGTTGGAGAGCGGCGATGAAGAAACACAGGTAAAAATGCATGATGTTATCCGTGGCCTGGCCATATGGATAGCATGCCAGTCTGGGAAGACAAAGAAGTTTATAGTACAAGCGAGCGTGGGATTGACCGAACATGGAGTAGAGAGGTGGACGGAGGTAGAGAGGATATCGTTAATGGACAATGAAATCAATGCGCTAGTGGAAGGACCCAATTGCCCGAATCTGCTAACCATGATGCTCCAATGGAATAACAGCTTGAACAAAATCTCCAATAGCTTCTTCCACTTGATGCCTGCCCTC AGAGTCTTGGATCTGTCATTTACCAGTCTCAAAGAGCTTCCCGGGAGCATTGGTGGATTGGTCAAGCTGCGTTATCTCAATCTGTCAAGGACAAAAATAACAGCATTGCCGAAAGAGTTGGGAAGTCTGGGGAAGCTAAGGCATTTGGATGTGCAGCGTACTCGCGCTCTCAGAACAGTTCCGTATGAGGTGATATCCAACCTTTCCGGACTTCAGGTGTTGAATCTGTATTACAGCTTCGGGGATTGGGACGTCGAAGGTGTTGGGGATGGGAGTGGGGTGAGCTTTACAGACTTGGAATGCTTGCAGCACTTGACAACTCTTGGGATCACCATAACCAAAGCAATCGCCCTGTTTCGGTACTGCTTTGGCAATTTACCGAAACGCACTGCGTATCTATACATCAAGGAGTGCGAAGGTCTTACTTACTTCGAGCTATCGTTGAATCACAGGAAGCTCCGAAGACTTAGCATCAATAACTGTTATGATTTGGAGGAGCTGACGGTCCGTTCAGAGGGAGGAGAGGACTGGCTTCCGAGCCTGGAAGTCCTTTCCTTGTACGGCCTTCCGAATATAACGACCATCTGGGGGAGGACAGTTACTCATGAATGCCTTCAATACCTCCGTTGTATAGACATCTGGTATTGTGATAAGTTGAAGAACATTACATGGATTTTGCAGCTTCAATGCCTCGAAGTGATTTACTTGTTCTATTGCAAGGGAATGGAAGAACTTGTAAGTGGAGACGTGGTAGTTGAAGTGCCTTTCGCATTACCCAGGCTTAGAACAATATCTATCCGAGACTTACCAGAGCTAAGGCGTATTTATACGCAGCCTCTCGTCTTTCCTTCCTTAGAGGGAATGGCGATCGCAGAATGCCCGAAGCTGAAGAAGCTCCCACTTGGGTCCTGCAGTGCCAAGACTCTGCGGACGATTTATGGCAACAAGGAATGGTGGGATGGATTAGAGTGGGAAGACGACAGCATCAAGTCTGCTTTTCTTCCATATTTCACAGCAATCTAG
- the LOC131217005 gene encoding probable inositol oxygenase has product MTIITEQPQLGIDVDEKKIAADSNELILDGGFVVPETNSFGHTYRDYDAESKRKKTVDELYRMNRSQQSYDFVKRMREEYGKLNKVEMSIWECCELLNSFVDESDPDLDESQLEHALQTAEAIRKDYPDEDWLHLTGLIHDLGKVLLHPSFGELPQWAVVGDTFPVGCAFDESNIHYKFFDQNPDFNNPAYNTKLGVYSEGCGLNNVLMSWGHDDYLYLVTKGNKTTLPSIALFIIRYHSLCPLLQTGAYRYLMNEEDIENLKWLEIFHKYDLYSKSDVRIDVEKVKPYYLSLIEKYFPSKLRW; this is encoded by the exons ATGACAATCATCACTGAACAGCCTCAACTTG GAATTGATGTTGATGAGAAGAAGATTGCCGCTGATTCAAATGAATTGATATTGGACGGTGGATTTGTAGTGCCAGAAACAAATTCGTTTGGCCACACTTATAG GGATTATGATGCCGAAAGCAAACGGAAGAAGACTGTCGATGAATTGTATCGGATGAATCGCAGCCAACAGTCATATGACTTT gtgaagagaatgagagaggagtatGGCAAGTTGAACAAGGTTGAGATGAGCATCTGGGAATGCTGTGAGCTCCTCAACTCATTCGTTGATGAAAGCGATCCTGATCTCGATGAGTCTCAGCTCGAGCACGCGTTGCAAACGGCTGAGGCGATCAGGAAGGATTATCCCGATGAAGATTGGCTGCACTTGACTGGCCTAATTCATG ATCTAGGAAAGGTTCTGCTTCATCCTAGCTTCGGAGAGCTTCCCCAATGGGCTGTTGTGG GAGACACGTTCCCCGTCGGGTGCGCTTTCGATGAATCCAACATTCATTACAAG TTCTTCGATCAGAATCCCGACTTCAATAATCCTGCTTACAACACAAAGCTTGGAGTTTATTCAGAAGGATGCGGACTCAACAATGTACTGATGTCGTGGGGTCACGACGACTATTTGTACTTG GTGACCAAGGGAAACAAGACCACTCTACCTTCAATTGCTCTGTTCATTATCAGATACCATTCGCTCTGCC CATTACTCCAGACAGGAGCATACAGATACCTGATGAATGAGGAGGATATTGAAAATCTAAAGTGGCTTGAAATATTCCA CAAATATGACCTCTATAGTAAGAGTGATGTCCGGATCGACGTCGAGAAAGTGAAGCCGTACTACTTATCACTCATCGAAAAG TACTTCCCTTCGAAGTTAAGATGGTGA